CATTTTTGAAGACTTCTCTGGGGCCGATTCTTGACTCGGCAGTGCCGCCGGGCGAATGTCCGACGACCGCGCGGGTACGGGAGATCAACGCATGAGTGGAATTGCCGGCTGGATCGACTTCCGCCGAGATATCGGTACGCGGTCGAGCATTCTGCGGGCCATGACCGGGACGATGCGTGATCGCGGTCCGGACAGTGCCGGTGTCTGGATGTCGGCCCACGCCGGCCTCGGCTACCGGGGGTTGGACACCGGGGCGCCCGGTGGCTCCGGGAACCTGGCCCGGGTGGAGTTCGGCGACGCGGCGGTGACGCTGGTGCACGCCGGGCCGATCTACAACCTCCGTGAGCTGCGCCGGGCGGTCGAGGCGGCCGGCACCCGACGTCGGGCCGAGTCCACTCCGGAGATCCTGCTGGAGACGTACCTGCGACACGGGGAGCGCTTCGTCGAGCAGCTCGACGGCATGTTCACCGTCGCCGTCTGGGACGGCCGGCACCGCCGGCTCCTGCTGGCCCGGGACCGGCTCGGACTCAAACCCCTCTACTACCACCGGTACGCCGACGGTGTCGTGTTCGCCTCCGAGCCCACGGCGGTCCTGACCCACCCGTTGGTCACCGCGCGACTGGAGCTGGCCGCGCTGCCCATCGTGCTCCAGCCACGGCTGACCCGGGCGGGGGAGACCCCGCTGGTGGGGCTGCGTGAGCTGGCCCCGGCCGAGCTGCTCGGCTGCACCGCCGAGGGCACCACCAGTCGGCGGTACTGGGAGCTGACCAGCGCACCGCACCACGACTCGTTCGACAAGACCGCCGCGCACGTCCGGGAACTGCTGGAGGAGAGCGTCGGCCGGCAACTGGCCACCGGGGTGCCGGGCGGCGCGATGCTCTCCGGCGGGGTCGACTCGACCTCCGTCGCGGCACTGGCGGCGCAGCTGCTCGGCGGTGGTGGGCAGCGGCTCGACACGTACTGCGTCGAGTTCGCCAGCGACCCGTCGCACTTCACCCCGACCGAGCTGCGCCCGGACGTGGACGCGCCGTACGCGGCGGCGGCGGCCGAGTTCCTCGGCACCCGCCACCACACCCTGACCGCCAGCGTCGAGGACCTGCTGGCCGCGATCCCGGCTACCCGTCGGGCCCGGGGTCTGCCCGGCTGGGGCCAGTTCGACGCCTCGATGTACCTGATCTTCCAGCAGATGCGCGAGCGCAGCGTGGTGGCGCTGACCGGGGAGGCGGCCGACGAGTTCCTCGGCGGGTACCCGTACTTCTTCAAGGCCGACCGGCTGGAGCGCGACACCTTCCCCTGGATCGGCGACGGACCCCGGCTGGTCGACTACCTCGCCCCCGAGCTGCGCGACGTGGTGCGGCCGGCGGCCGACGAGCGGGACCGGTACCACGACCTGCTCGGCCAGGTGCCGAGGCTGCCCGGGGAGGACCCGGCGGACGCCCGGATGCGGGAGGTCTTCTACCTCGGCATGGCCGGGCCGCTCGCGGTGATCCTGGACCGCAAGGAACGCATGAGCATGGCCCACGGCCTGGAGGTACGGGTGCCGTTCTGCGACCACCGGCTGGTGGAGTACCTGTGGAACGTGCCGTGGTCGATGAAGTCGGCCGGCGGGGTGAAGGGGCTGCTCAAGGCGGCCATGGCCGACCTGCTCCCGCCGGGCACCGTCAACCGGCGCAAGAGCGCCTACCCGCACGTGCAGAGCCCGCGCTACGACGAGGCGCTGATCCGGGAGGCGACCT
Above is a window of Micromonospora yangpuensis DNA encoding:
- the asnB gene encoding asparagine synthase (glutamine-hydrolyzing) encodes the protein MSGIAGWIDFRRDIGTRSSILRAMTGTMRDRGPDSAGVWMSAHAGLGYRGLDTGAPGGSGNLARVEFGDAAVTLVHAGPIYNLRELRRAVEAAGTRRRAESTPEILLETYLRHGERFVEQLDGMFTVAVWDGRHRRLLLARDRLGLKPLYYHRYADGVVFASEPTAVLTHPLVTARLELAALPIVLQPRLTRAGETPLVGLRELAPAELLGCTAEGTTSRRYWELTSAPHHDSFDKTAAHVRELLEESVGRQLATGVPGGAMLSGGVDSTSVAALAAQLLGGGGQRLDTYCVEFASDPSHFTPTELRPDVDAPYAAAAAEFLGTRHHTLTASVEDLLAAIPATRRARGLPGWGQFDASMYLIFQQMRERSVVALTGEAADEFLGGYPYFFKADRLERDTFPWIGDGPRLVDYLAPELRDVVRPAADERDRYHDLLGQVPRLPGEDPADARMREVFYLGMAGPLAVILDRKERMSMAHGLEVRVPFCDHRLVEYLWNVPWSMKSAGGVKGLLKAAMADLLPPGTVNRRKSAYPHVQSPRYDEALIREATWIVNDPASSLRAMFDTARLNGLIRQITAGRMDSELPGGASPAHLLIQLVELRAWIEENKVALP